The DNA sequence CGTCATGCCCTTTGCCTACCTTCTCGTCGCCATCGTCTACGTGGCGATCGCCGCGATCAGCGGCAGCTATGGCTTGACGCTCGCCATGGTGGCTGCCTGGGGACTTGCCAATCATTTCGGGCTGAACGTGCTGGTGATGCGCCTGTCGGCGCTCGATCCGTCGCGGCGGGGCACGATCATGGGGCTGAACAGCGCGGTGACCTACCTCGCGGTGTTCGTCGGCACCACCGGCTTCGGGCCGCTCTATTCCGGCTTCGGCTTCGCCACATGCGCGGCAGTTGCGGCCTTGCTGATGCTGATTGCCGCTGGCGCGGCGGCATGGCGCACACGCTAGAACTTTCCTCCCGTCGCATTGCTCCAGTCGGCACAACGTGATTGGCCAGCGGCCTGTCGCGTAGTTGACAGCGGCCCCACCATCCTTCCATACAAAACGCGTTAATGTTCTCAGGGCGGGGTGAAAGTCCCCACCGGCGGTAACGGCTTCGGCCGAAGCCCGCGAGCGCTTTCCGCTATCGGAGAGGTCAGCAGATCCGGTGTGATTCCGGAGCCGACGGTTAGAGTCCGGATGAAAGAGAACGAAACGGAAGACGGACCGCCCCGGCGGGCCGCATTTCGTATCGTGCGTCCTGATTCTGGTTCGAAACGGAAGGATGGACCCATGAATCAGCATTCCCACAAAGACTATGAAACAATCCGCATCGCCGTCATCAGGGCGCGCTGGCATGCCGACATCGTCGACCAGTGCGTGCAAGCCTTTGGGGCGGAACTGGCCGAGATTGGCGGCGGACGCTTTGCCGTCGACATCTTCGACGTGCCCGGCGCCTACGAAATTCCGCTCCATGCCAAGACGCTTGCCGGGACCGGCCGCTACGCCGCGATCCTCGGCACGGCATTCGTCGTCAATGGCGGCATCTACCGGCACGACTTCGTCGCCAACGCTGTTATCGACGGCATGATGAACGTGCAGTTGTCGACCGGCGTGCCCGTGCTTTCGGCGGTGCTCACGCCCCACAATTTCCACGACAGCGCCGAGCATCATCGCTTCTTCTTCGAGCATTTCACGGTCAAGGGGAAGGAAGCGGCAAACGCCTGTGTGCAGATACTCGCCGCGCGGGAAAAGATCGCGGCCTGAAGCGGCGCTGCCGGGGTGGAAATCCCGGTAACGGGCTGTAGTATCCCGGAAAATACTGAGTTCGGAGGATGCCGGTGCAGACCAAGAAGATCATCAATGACGGCAACCGTGCCGTCGACGAAATGCTCGAAGGGATCCTGGCCGCGCATCCTCGCCATCTCGGGAGCGTGGACGGCAGTCCGCGCTCGATCATCGCCCGCGATGGACCGAGGCCCGGCAAGGTCGGGCTGGTGATCGGCGGCGGCTCCGGCCACGAGCCGACCTTTCTCGGCTTTGTCGGCAAGGGGCTGGCGGACGCGGCGGCTGTCGGCAACGTCTTTGCCTCGCCGCCGCCCGATCCGATCCTCGAATGCACCAAGGCGATCAGCGGCGGCGCCGGCGTGCTGTTCATGTACGGCAACTATGCCGGCGACGTGATGAATTTCGACATGGCGGCCGAGATGGCCGCCATGGACGACATCGAGGTGCGCACGGTGCTGACCACCGACGACGTCGCCTCGGCGCCGCGTGACCAGCGGCGGAAGCGCCGTGGTGTCGCGGGTAATTTCTTCATCTTCAAGGCGGCCGGTGCCGCCTGCGACCTGATGCTCTCCCTCGACGAATGCGAGCGCGTCGCGCGCAAGGCCAACGACCGCACCTTCACGATGGGCGTGGCACTGTCGCCCTGCTCGCTGCCGCAGACCCGGCGGCCGAATTTCGAGATCGGCACGGACGAGATGGAAATCGGGATGGGCATCCATGGCGAACCCGGCATCGCCCGCGGCAAGCTCGGGACCGCCGACGAAATCACCGACGCGATGCTGGACAAGATTTTCGCCGAGATGGCGCCGAAGCGCGGCGACAAGGTCGCGGTGCTGGTCAATTCGCTGGGTTCGACGCCGCTGATGGAGCTCTACATCATGAACCGCCGGGTCAAGCAGAGGCTCGACGCCATCGGCGTTTCGGTCC is a window from the Mesorhizobium australicum WSM2073 genome containing:
- a CDS encoding 6,7-dimethyl-8-ribityllumazine synthase, which produces MNQHSHKDYETIRIAVIRARWHADIVDQCVQAFGAELAEIGGGRFAVDIFDVPGAYEIPLHAKTLAGTGRYAAILGTAFVVNGGIYRHDFVANAVIDGMMNVQLSTGVPVLSAVLTPHNFHDSAEHHRFFFEHFTVKGKEAANACVQILAAREKIAA
- a CDS encoding dihydroxyacetone kinase subunit DhaK; protein product: MQTKKIINDGNRAVDEMLEGILAAHPRHLGSVDGSPRSIIARDGPRPGKVGLVIGGGSGHEPTFLGFVGKGLADAAAVGNVFASPPPDPILECTKAISGGAGVLFMYGNYAGDVMNFDMAAEMAAMDDIEVRTVLTTDDVASAPRDQRRKRRGVAGNFFIFKAAGAACDLMLSLDECERVARKANDRTFTMGVALSPCSLPQTRRPNFEIGTDEMEIGMGIHGEPGIARGKLGTADEITDAMLDKIFAEMAPKRGDKVAVLVNSLGSTPLMELYIMNRRVKQRLDAIGVSVHATWVGNYCTSLEMAGASVTLFHLDEELQAMLDHPCDCAMFRAG